A genomic segment from Ptychodera flava strain L36383 chromosome 8, AS_Pfla_20210202, whole genome shotgun sequence encodes:
- the LOC139138947 gene encoding disabled homolog 1-like isoform X3, translating into MLNVKQLENKLMNSPADDKTAKKMSSKKTKKASLTMLTPEQRDYLRQQRFKGEGVLFKAKLIGIESVSEARGDRMCQESMHRLKAQAKSSGEHKQRITLSITLSGIKIIDERSGIMLHSHAVHQISFISRDPSDNRAFGYVFGVEGNHRFFAIKTEKAAEHVVLTLKDLFQAVFQLKSKEMEEAKKMQTQEHEQEQEEVESPTVLYLKPMYDDEVGPSESSDSTDPTTGEHTYQEKKTEGGNLVDLENELKNIQMGIDAMEAFGEDPFTGGTTSPIESPSGNKTPNPFEPADPFNTGLTTSTSNDLFSTGSESSFGSPSTPQPAPMPMASTGDALFDPFQSQPGSVGQTQQQGFTADFGQTNSLPVDLFQSQQPGFGQMMGTQPGSQNPFGGGGMLGAAPATGNAMGNGLFDTSMSPNQTSMAASMNAAFNSPPSTGAFGSPPPGVTLNTAGRPMPPPQNPAPKKPDPFSDLDVLGNNKDAFASLGAPPTRKPPPVPTAGGGGPPPMPPRTNIGQPPPAPMAVAASTLPSDDLFGSSLTSPGNSSDSDFNLPSPGMPPPPLPPRNNVTADSNVSLVNEPVRDITPPLPPRSSMVHGDKDKISNPIPIPPRTHTPKETTPASSLGSPSQQQQKQSNRTEKHTIINSASSSFSNAFNLQESTSLFSGAPSNSNPSISSSACDSSDTMAAFSSNTANTTQNTTQSMTEKTAAQSTSLPQEHLFNQHDFFSSSDGTSMSSSVPNNSAQDNFSNLFPMDDIFSNSSSTTATNTDSDFSFSNAAAPAHTNKNTDVVGLPIHDDPFADDPFSADSPTACKVFVIGATKDTYSFSSSNATTLSSPSSSPSVGNPFAAATSSPSASSSKNDPFSVGGSIAPAQPAQNNLFGNQAVDPFGFGGSPAAAPAVQPTTNTTNNAFSGDAFDLLGNL; encoded by the exons ATGTTGAATGTTAAACAGTTAGAAAACAAGCTTATGAACAGTCCTGCTGACGACAAGACTGCCAAAAAGATGTCGTCCAAGAAAACCAAGAAAG CAAGCCTGACTATGCTCACTCCAG AGCAACGAGACTATCTGCGACAGCAGAGATTCAAAGGAGAAGGTGTCCTCTTCAAAGCCAAGTTGATTGGCATAGAAAGTGTCTCTGAAGCCAGAGGAGACAGAATGTGTCAAGAATCCATGCACAGGTTAAAG GCACAAGCAAAGAGTTCTGGTGAACACAAACAGAGGATTACACTTAGCATAACACTCTCTGGTATTAAAATTATTGATGAAAGATCTGGG ATCATGTTACACTCACACGCAGTCCATCAGATTTCATTCATATCAAGGGATCCATCAGACAACAGAGCATTTGGCTATGTCTTCGGGGTTGAGGGAAATCATAGATTCTTTgcaataaaaacagaaaaagcg GCTGAGCATGTAGTACTCACACTGAAAGACCTGTTCCAGGCAGtctttcaattgaaaagcaaagaAATGGAAGAAGCCAAGAAGATGCAAACCCAAGAACATGAACAAGAACAAGAAGAAGTTGAAAGCCCCACTGTACTTTACTTGAAGCCAATGTACGATGATGAAGTAGGCCCATCGGAAAGCAGTGATTCAACCGATCCCACCACTGGTGAACACACTTATCAG GAAAAGAAGACTGAAGGTGGTAATCTGGTGGACCTAGAAAATGAGTTGAAAAACATACAGATG GGCATTGATGCCATGGAAGCATTTGGAGAAGATCCGTTCACCGGTGGAACCACTTCACCGATTGAGTCACCCTCTGGCAATAAGACACCAAATCCATTTGAGCCTGCGGACCCCTTCAATACTGGCCTTACAACTTCAACCAGTAATGATTTGTTCTCAACTGGATCA GAAAGTTCTTTTGGTTCGCCATCCACTCCTCAGCCCGCACCCATGCCCATGGCATCAACGGGAGATGCTCTGTTTGACCCTTTCCAATCTCAGCCCGGATCAGTTGGACAGACACAGCAGCAAGGTTTCACCGCAGACTTTGGTCAGACCAACTCACTGCCGGTGGACCTTTTCCAATCTCAGCAGCCTGGATTTGGCCAGATGATGGGTACTCAGCCAGGCAGTCAAAACCCTTTCGGTGGTGGTGGCATGCTTGGCGCTGCACCGGCCACCGGGAACGCAATGGGTAACGGTCTGTTTGACACCTCAATGTCTCCAAACCAAACCTCCATGGCGGCTAGCATGAATGCAGCGTTCAATTCTCCTCCAAGTACAGGTGCGTTTGGCAGCCCTCCACCTGGTGTGACTCTCAACACTGCTGGAAGACCCATGCCACCTCCTCAGAACCCAGCACCGAAAAAGCCAGACCCATTCAGTGACTTGGATGTGCTGGGCAACAACAAAGATGCCTTTGCAAGCCTTGGAGCGCCCCCAACGAGGAAACCCCCACCAGTGCCAACAGCAGGAGGCGGGGGCCCGCCTCCCATGCCGCCAAGGACTAATATCGGACAGCCACCCCCTGCACCCATGGCAGTGGCTGCCAGCACATTGCCTTCAGATGATTTGTTTGGATCCAGTCTGACAAGTCCCGGTAATTCTAGCGATTCTGATTTCAATTTACCATCACCAGGCATGCCGCCGCCTCCATTACCACCCAGGAACAATGTAACAGCCGATTCAAATGTATCATTAGTCAATGAACCAGTTAGAGACATCACACCTCCGCTTCCACCGAGATCATCCATGGTTCATGGGGATAAGGACAAAATCAGTAATCCCATACCCATTCCTCCCAGGACACACACACCGAAGGAGACCACGCCCGCCAGCTCTTTGGGAAGCCcttcacaacaacaacaaaaacaatcaaacaggactgaaaaacacacaattaTTAATTCTGCTAGCAGTTCCTTTTCGAATGCTTTTAACTTACAGGAGAGTACCAGTTTGTTTTCCGGCGCACCTTCTAATAGCAACCCTTCTATTTCTAGTAGTGCATGTGATTCCTCTGACACCATGGCAGCCTTCTCTAGTAACACTGCTAACACAACCCAGAACACAACCCAGAGCATGACTGAGAAAACAGCTGCACAGTCAACCTCTCTTCCTCAAGAGCACCTTTTTAACCAGCATGACTTTTTTTCCAGCTCTGACGGCACTAGCATGTCCAGTAGCGTACCAAATAATTCTGCACAGGACAACTTCAGTAACCTGTTTCCTATGGACGATATTTTCAGCAACTCTAGCTCCACAACTGCCACAAACACAGACTCTGACTTCTCTTTTTCAAACGCTGCTGCAcctgcacacacaaacaaaaacacggACGTTGTTGGGCTTCCCATCCACGATGACCCGTTTGCAGACGACCCCTTCAGTGCTGATTCCCCGACTGCCTGCAAAGTTTTTGTGATTGGCGCCACAAAGGACACATATAGCTTTTCATCTTCAAATGCAACAACACTGTCATCACCATCTTCATCTCCATCCGTTGGCAATCCATTCGCGGCAGCGACATCATCACCCTCAGCGAGCAGCTCTAAAAATGATCCATTTTCTGTAGGAGGAAGTATCGCTCCCGCGCAGCCAGCCCAGAATAACTTGTTCGGAAACCAAGCTGTTGATCCGTTTGGATTTGGTGGTAGTCCAGCAGCA